A stretch of Eschrichtius robustus isolate mEscRob2 chromosome 6, mEscRob2.pri, whole genome shotgun sequence DNA encodes these proteins:
- the GMNC gene encoding geminin coiled-coil domain-containing protein 1 — protein MVSEEPALASPLAKPGNTVLPCQDQYFVGGQSYNCPYSGTTSESSVDVSTETWVSFWAAGLLDNREPQQAPQAQESSSDSNFPVLNSCSWEEAQLSSQLYRNKQLQDTLVQKEEELARLHEENNHLRQYLNSALVKCLEEKAKKLLSSDGFSKACGKFRKGKRKPKEQRYFPPEIPHHKNAKRNLSSEFANCEQPGPPVDPWVLRTLGLKDLNTIDDTSSANYSALSSHPRRTTSTLPQFLDDAVDYLSASGEDLPIDYGGDRTTPSHNTASHREDFHFLSQLSNPPGGLQTLPYYTSDVSPNKTEMAFSTSLSPHCNVKTHSFHQGQAFVRRDEEGGWKFTWVPKQS, from the exons ATGGTAAGTGAGGAGCCGGCGTTAGCTAGTCCGCTGGCGAAACCGGGG AACACCGTTCTGCCTTGCCAAGACCAGTACTTTGTAGGAGGCCAGAGCTATAATTGCCCGTATTCCGGTACAACGTCAGAATCTAGTGTTGATGTTTCCACGGAGACTTGGGTCTCTTTCTGGGCTGCTGGTCTCCTGGACAACAGAGAGCCCCAACAAGCACCACAGGCACAGG AATCATCCAGTGACTCGAATTTCCCTGTTCTTAATTCGTGTTCATGGGAAGAGGCTCAGCTTTCCTCTCAGCTCTACAGAAACAAGCAG CTCCAAGATACTCTggtgcagaaggaagaagaacttgCTAGGTTACATGAAGAGAATAATCATCTCAGACAATACCTGAATTCTGCTTTAGTTAAATGTCTTGAGGAAAAAGCCAAG AAATTGCTGTCATCAGATGGGTTCTCCAAAGCATGTGGAAAATTcagaaaggggaagaggaaacCCAAAGAGCAAAGATATTTTCCTCCTGAGATTCCCCATCATAAAAATGCCAAAAGAAACCTCTCTAGTGAATTTGCTAACTGTGAACAGCCTGGGCCCCCTGTGGATCCCTGGGTTCTTCGAACACTGGGGTTGAAAGACCTCAACACCATTGATGACACCTCATCAGCTAACTACAGTGCCCTCTCGTCTCATCCCAGACGGACCACAAGCACATTGCCCCAGTTTCTGGATGATGCAGTTGATTATCTCAGTGCCTCCGGGGAAGATCTGCCAATTGACTATGGCGGTGACAGAACAACCCCCTCACACAACACTGCCAGCCACAGGGAAGATTTTCACTTCCTTTCTCAACTTTCAAATCCCCCAGGAGGACTACAAACTCTTCCTTACTATACTTCTGATGTGTCACCCAATAAGACAGAGATGGCCTTTTCCACATCCCTGAGCCCTCACTGTAATGTGAAAACTCACTCCTTCCACCAGGGACAAGCCTTTGTTCGTCGAGATGAAGAGGGAGGCTGGAAGTTTACCTGGGTCCCTAAGCAGTCTTAG